In Aspergillus fumigatus Af293 chromosome 2, whole genome shotgun sequence, a genomic segment contains:
- a CDS encoding myo-inositol transporter has product MDSDADSTKLSLDGKAEAVHQEHLGDENPDDSIELTDPGKTVWLIACTVSMGGFLFGYDTGVISAVLVSLGTDLGKKLSSSEQELITSITSGGALIGAVLAGLTSDKYGRKLGIYVGCVLFVVGTVLQTAAYSIAQMTVGRLVVGFGVGNAAMIIPLYIGEMAPARFRGRLIVFDNLCVAFGQFVSYALGAAFANVAHGWRYMVGIGAIPALMLGAAMRWCPETPRQLISHRRGEEARQVLKRIFPQATDQQIDAKARLIQHSIEEAAVSVSERSLWWQMKQLFTVRENVRALVTACMVMAISQLGGFNTLMYYSATLFSMVGFNKPTAVSMVVGATNFVFGFANFASIDRFGRRVVLLITVLGMSLSLVVAAIAFHWIPVNHDLTVIHTQQMNWASILLLVTIIIYVAFFAAGVAPIAWVGTEFLPLEVRALGTMMNTVTCWGCNIIISSTFLSMMKAMTPSGAFGFYAGICFVGWVFIIFCYAEVHNMPLESVREVYRHGFGVKYAKQLQRQRILQERQKPVDA; this is encoded by the exons ATGGATTCTGACGCCGACTCAACAAAGCTGTCACTGGATGGCAAAGCGGAAGCCgtccatcaagaacatcTAGGCGACGAGAATCCAGATGACTCAATCGAGTTGACCGACCCGGGCAAGACAGTCTGGTTGATCGCCTGTACAGTGTCCATGGGAGGATTCCTGTTCG GGTACGACACTGGCGTCATCTCGGCAGTACTGGTCAGCCTGGGAACAGACCTAGGCAAAAAACTCTCCTCTAGCGAGCAAGAGCTGATCACGTCCATCACGTCTGGCGGCGCGCTGATAGGCGCAGTATTAGCCGGCCTGACCTCTGACAAGTACGGACGTAAGCTCGGCATCTATGTGGGCTGTGTGCTCTTCGTCGTGGGCACCGTACTCCAAACCGCTGCGTACTCCATCGCCCAGATGACGGTTGGTCGGCTGGTCGTCGGGTTTGGTGTCGGCAACGCGGCCATGATCATCCCGCTGTATATCGGCGAGATGGCACCTGCTCGATTCCGCGGCCGGTTGATCGTCTTTGACAACCTCTGTGTGGCATTTGGCCAGTTTGTGTCGTACGCACTCGGGGCTGCGTTTGCGAATGTAGCCCATGGCTGGAGGTACATGGTCGGTATCGGGGCGATTCCAGCCCTGATGCTGGGCGCCGCAATGCGATGGTGTCCCGAGACTCCTCGCCAATTAATCTCGCATCGCCGTGGCGAAGAGGCACGGCAAGTGCTGAAAAGGATCTTCCCGCAAGCCACCGACCAGCAAATCGATGCAAAAGCCCGGTTGATCCAGCATTCCATCGAAGAAGCGGCGGTGTCTGTCTCGGAGAGGAGCCTGTGGTGGCAGATGAAGCAGCTCTTCACGGTGCGCGAGAACGTGCGCGCTCTCGTGACGGCCTGCATGGTTATGGCCATATCCCAGCTGGGCGGGTTCAACACGCTCATGTACTATTCCGCCACGCTGTTCTCCATGGTGGGCTTCAACAAACCCACCGCCGTGTCGATGGTCGTTGGGGCGACGAACTTTGTGTTTGGCTTCGCCAATTTTGCGTCTATTGATCGTTTTGGCAGACGCGTGGTCCTCTTGATCACCGTTCTCGGAATG TCCCTCTCTCTAGTAGTGGCCGCCATCGCCTTCCACTGGATCCCCGTCAACCACGACCTCACCGTCATCCACACGCAGCAAATGAACTGGGCcagcatcctcctcctcgtgaccatcatcatctacgtagccttcttcgccgccgGCGTTGCCCCAATCGCATGGGTTGGCACAGAGTTCCTCCCGCTAGAAGTGCGCGCACTCGGCACGATGATGAACACGGTGACCTGCTGGGGAtgcaacatcatcatctcgtcGACGTTTctgtcgatgatgaaggccaTGACGCCGAGCGGGGCGTTTGGGTTCTATGCTGGGATTTGCTTTGTTGGATGGGTGTTTATCATCTTCTGTTATGCCGAGGTGCATAATATGCCGCTGGAGTCAGTGCGAGAGGTGTATAGACATGGCTTTGGTGTTAAGTATGCTAAACAGctgcagaggcagaggatACTTCAGGAGAGGCAGAAGCCGGTGGATGCCTAG
- a CDS encoding cytochrome P450 — MWSLFTIAPYACILGLLLFVYFIAYPFVEYIRDPKGLRRYPNFHPFSGMSAIPFMVLASRGFRSMELLNLHRKHPVLRTGPNTLSYGDVRAIKDIYGHNTKCIKDPSYIVTAGTHYHLADVVDKPDHARKRKVLSSAYALKNLETWEYKVSDKLERLIAHFDRVCTKPPSAAVAEGKAAPDPADLTVDFRAWTNFFTLDAIADIGLSEKLGFLDSGSDVCTAERKDGTTYEVHLREALYPTARKQSLILWNYEWYPVLNKLVNIIPFFRRMQRSSDNWENIVWRRASQRLRRYEAGEKLDDFFQALMEDKNGHPNNLEWGEIVAEVNIMMNAGSVTTAIAIANVMYQLLKNPRCLAKLREEVDAVLDEEDIIAPYDKVKHLPYLRACLDESLRIFPPTSHGLPRQTPPEGMEILGQWVPGNTSVSISALVAHRDESVFPQADQYIPERWLGEEGKALQPYFVAFSAGARSCIGRNISYLEQTKAIATLVHRYEFALPHPGWELKRLETMNLILGDMPVKVWRRQT, encoded by the exons ATGTGGTCGCTCTTCACAATTGCCCCGTATGCATGCATACTGGGCCTCCTCCTCTTTGTCTATTTCATTGCTTATCCATTTGTAGAGTACATCCGGGATCCTAAAG GCCTCCGGAGGTATCCCAACTTTCACCCCTTCTCAGGCATGTCTGCCATTCCTTTCATGGTGCTCGCATCCCGAGGCTTCCGTTCCATGGAGCTCTTGAACCTACACCGGAAACATCCCGTCCTCCGCACCGGACCCAACACGCTGTCGTATGGCGACGTCCGcgccatcaaggacatctACGGGCACAACACCAAGTGTATCAAGGATCCGTCGTACATTGTCACGGCAGGCACACACTACCACCTAGCCGACGTGGTCGATAAGCCCGACCACGCGCGCAAGCGCAAGGTGCTTTCCTCGGCGTATGCCCTCAAGAATCTGGAGACGTGGGAGTACAAAGTCAGCGACAAGCTCGAGCGGCTGATCGCGCACTTTGACCGGGTCTGTACGAAGCCTCCCTCGGCAGCTGTGGCGGAGGGCAAGGCGGCACCCGATCCGGCGGATCTGACGGTCGACTTTCGCGCCTGGACCAACTTCTTCACTCTCGACGCCATCGCCGACATCGGTCTctcggagaagctgggctTCCTGGATAGCGGCAGCGACGTGTGCACGGCCGAGAGGAAAGACGGGACGACGTATGAGGTCCACCTCCGCGAGGCGCTGTATCCGACCGCGCGCAAGCAGTCGCTGATTCTGTGGAACTACGAATGGTACCCCGTGCTCAACAAGCTAGTAAACATCATCCCGTTCTTCAGGCGGATGCAACGCTCGTCAGACAACTGGGAGAACATCGTGTGGCGGCGCGCATCCCAACGCCTCCGCCGCTACGAGGCCGGCGAGAAACTGGACGATTTCTTCCAGGCACTAATGGAGGACAAGAATGGACACCCGAACAATCTTGAATGGGGCGAGATCGTCGCCGAGGTCAACATCATGATGAACGCTGGCAGCGTCACAaccgccatcgccatcgccaacgTCATGTACCAGCTGCTCAAGAACCCGCGCTGTCTGGCCAAGCTCCGCGAAGAAGTCGACGCCGTTCTagacgaggaagacatcaTTGCCCCCTACGACAAAGTCAAGCACCTCCCCTACCTCCGCGCTTGCCTTGACGAATCCCTCCGCATCTTCCCGCCCACCTCGCACGGCCTCCCGCGCCAGACCCCGCCCGAAGGCATGGAGATCCTGGGCCAGTGGGTGCCGGGCAACACCTCGGTGAGCATCTCGGCGCTGGTCGCCCACCGCGACGAGTCAGTCTTCCCGCAGGCGGACCAGTACATCCCCGAGCGGTGGCTGGGTGAAGAAGGCAAGGCGCTGCAGCCGTACTTTGTGGCCTTCTCGGCAGGCGCTCGGTCCTGTATCGGGCGGAATATCTCTTACCTGGAGCAGACCAAGGCCATCGCCACGTTGGTGCATCGGTATGAGTTTGCCCTGCCTCATCCGGGGTGGGAGTTGAAGCGGTTGGAGACGATGAATCTGATTTTGGGAGATATGCCTGTGAAGGTGTGGAGGAGGCAAACGTGA
- a CDS encoding NADPH--cytochrome P450 reductase, with product MSLFSQWSSHPEILRDLFKVPSPASVADYAALTVVSIIAGTYVSRGILWDRPDPYLHLVYERPQLKNGGAAGSNANKQTRDVAQKMDETGKTIVVFWGSQSGTAEGFAHRLAREVSLRFGQEAMTADLSDYDPDSVSRIPNSKLAIFILSTYGEGDPSDNTAEFWDWIHKSQNVSLSNLRYAAFGLGNSNYKFYNRVVDVVVEALDRFGAKSLMPVGKANDAEGTTQEDFMSWKENLFATFKQQLGFQEAEVKYMPTLSVQEDESLAPIDLHHGEPDIRRDSVKSAAQCSPVRAVDISSSRELFASSDRHCLHIELDLSSQPEFTYKTGDHLAVWAGNPDAEVDILVNALGLPPSRHEIPISITSLDPATKVRVPTPTTPIALFRYYLEICAPVNRDTLLGLAQFAPTPAAKDFLLQLGQDKTAYASFLNHTHLTLGRLLQLACPDTPWTALPLSYLIETLTPIQPRYYSISSSSVLAPRKPSITVLVSCTPLPADPTQSIHGLTSNYLLALSASLASSRHPHGLTYPLAGPNASLTGGKIHAHLRRSRFKLPLMSKCPLVMVAAGTGLAPFRAFIAERRQLSLIGKEIGEMILFFGCRAPTQDFIYKEELEELQAALGDKLRVITAFSREVGSQKVYVQDRIAEHAAEVIRLIDEGASVYICGRAGMAREVEKTVGEAMRAAKRWSETELNEWSRAIKRKNKWQEDVWG from the coding sequence ATGTCGCTTTTCTCTCAATGGAGCTCGCATCCCGAGATTCTTCGGGATCTTTTCAAAGTACCCAGCCCTGCAAGTGTCGCCGACTATGCCGCTTTGACTGTCGTCAGCATCATAGCGGGTACCTATGTCTCCCGAGGCATTCTCTGGGACCGGCCCGATCCTTATCTCCATCTTGTGTACGAACGGCCGCAATTGAAGAATGGCGGCGCGGCTGGCTCCAATGCCAACAAGCAGACCCGCGACGTTGCTCAGAAAATGGACGAAACGGGCAAGACCATTGTGGTCTTTTGGGGCTCCCAGTCTGGCACTGCCGAAGGCTTTGCGCACCGGCTGGCCCGCGAAGTCTCGCTGCGGTTCGGTCAGGAGGCTATGACAGCCGACTTGTCAGATTATGATCCAGACTCTGTCAGTAGGATCCCAAACTCCAAACTGGCgatcttcattctctcgaCCTACGGTGAGGGTGATCCCAGCGACAACACCGCCGAGTTCTGGGATTGGATCCATAAGTCCCAGAACGTGTCTCTGTCCAACCTCCGCTACGCTGCTTTCGGCTTGGGCAACAGCAACTACAAGTTCTACAACCGCGTCGTTGATGTCGTCGTGGAAGCTCTGGATCGGTTTGGGGCTAAGTCGTTGATGCCCGTCGGCAAGGCGAACGATGCTGAAGGCACAACACAAGAGGATTTCATGAGTTGGAAGGAGAATTTGTTTGCCACGTTCAAACAGCAGCTGGGTTTTCAGGAAGCCGAGGTCAAGTATATGCCGACGCTGTCCGTCCAGGAAGACGAGTCGCTTGCGCCCATCGACCTTCACCATGGAGAACCGGACATTCGCCGAGACTCGGTCAAATCCGCTGCTCAATGCTCGCCCGTACGGGCAGTTGACATCAGCAGCTCCAGGGAgctcttcgcctcctccgaTCGCCACTGTCTTCACATCGAACTTGATCTCAGCAGTCAACCCGAGTTCACGTACAAGACCGGTGATCATCTGGCCGTCTGGGCGGGCAATCCAGATGCCGAAGTGGACATCCTCGTCAACGCCCTGGGGCTTCCTCCGTCTCGCCACGAAATACCCATCAGCATCACATCGCTCGACCCAGCAACTAAAGTGAGAGTTCCGACTCCCACGACCCCCATCGCCCTCTTCCGCTACTATCTGGAGATCTGTGCCCCTGTCAACCGCGACACTCTCCTCGGACTCGCCCAGTTCGCCCCCACGCCAGCAGCCAAGgacttccttctccagctcgggCAGGACAAAACCGCCTATGCCAGCTTCCTCAACCACACCCACCTCACCCTTGGTCGGCTTCTGCAGCTCGCCTGCCCCGATACCCCGTGGACAGCCCTCCCACTCTCCTATCTCATCGAGACGCTCACCCCAATCCAACCCCGCTActactccatctcctccagcagtGTCCTCGCCCCACGCAAACCATCCATCACCGTCCTTGTCTCCTGCACCCCGCTCCCAGCGGACCCAACCCAATCCATCCACGGCTTAACATCCAACtacctcctcgccctctccgCATCCCTCGCCTCGTCCCGCCACCCCCACGGCCTCACCTACCCGCTCGCCGGTCCCAACGCCAGCCTGACTGGCGGCAAAATCCACGCCCACCTGCGCCGCAGCCGCTTCAAACTCCCACTCATGAGTAAATGCCCGCTCGTCATGGTCGCAGCCGGCACGGGGCTGGCCCCCTTCCGCGCCTTCATCGCCGAGCGCCGCCAGCTGAGCCTCATCGGCAAGGAAATCGGCGAGATGATCCTTTTTTTCGGGTGCCGGGCCCCGACGCAGGATTTCATCTACAAGGAAGAACTGGAGGAATTGCAGGCCGCTCTTGGCGATAAACTCCGCGTCATCACTGCGTTCTCGCGAGAAGTCGGCAGCCAGAAAGTCTACGTTCAGGATCGGATTGCGGAACATGCCGCCGAGGTGATCCGGCTGATCGACGAGGGCGCGAGCGTGTACATCTGCGGCCGGGCGGGGATGGCCCGCGAGGTGGAAAAGACAGTTGGGGAGGCAATGCGAGCGGCCAAGAGGTGGAGCGAGACCGAACTAAATGAGTGGAGTAGGGCAatcaagaggaagaataaGTGGCAGGAGGATGTATGGGGGTAG
- a CDS encoding putative ATP dependent RNA helicase encodes MPSNNKRKKKPASNPARGFATVSVPSKPKSVDSTTPASTVDSRSVTESDRPTPAEPSQPPSEKQEPSSLQNYSPEELEKHLENAELQLLVEKFAAKCKNDAARQVAKLETERRVLRQQAVSLNLSEWLPKEVQELILSLAEAEEREISPPSSLKKSSSEEELYMRLWTLRETLMKLGFPEVKVEEALKHVLFYLPGTATSSNRDVVPNLDESLDWLAMHCLSAELPSYTQSSAQTRNESERLVSYISESQPTASSPSKATNVDDKPKKTRSVKMVTPVASSPYDSDSSLDPDTLLPKFLELQTKLYELRPELFDQPKKGKKSGREQANVTTEDPQVARLQRKLASIENDVLFDRDEAEYRWREKLDDLRREAAFSRRVARDEGNGGPVEPEVRKPDEASTEAENGAGFMDDNGDTADLLGDMFETEEPILETGIITEELKKASVTMRDFGKWTGLSPRRVLEETCKSRDTGCTITYKDFSPSSHTNRKAVEVRWSKPQDVPFPLEVDMVTHKSNSYMTFVSMESVATSTSQQAEAFVSTIALFILFPQNSKEGKAYLRLPAVWRDLWTELADVKKLQEEEGDKKIVKGLRTLIRENQGTFEDDVVLSDNFRRRNGAAGKAESSGRVGSRVQESDEQLKRIWAEKSSTPSFQHMVQGRMNLPIWEFKDEILNTLDTHRALIICSETGSGKSTQIPSFILEHELKQGRPCKIYVTEPRRISAISLARRVSEELGESKADVGTARSLIGFAVRLESKVSQSTRLVFATTGVVVRMLERPDDFQDITHVVLDEVHERSIDSDFLLIVLRRLMQKRPDLKLILMSATLEAQRFSSYLGGVPVLNIPGRTFPVEMKFLEDAIELTNYRLLENEANSVIDEDLDDTPSDNGEGDTAGGLLATLEGYSKQTRETVLSFDEYRLDYQLIKKLLVKLASAPEMASYSRAILVFMPGMAEIRRLNDEILSDPIFQTGWIVHALHSSIASEDQEKAFVVPPEGMRKIVIATNIAETGITIPDITAVIDAGKEKTMRFDERRQLSRLVEAFISRANAKQRRGRAGRVQSGICFHLFTKHRHDKLLAEQQTPEMLRLSLQDLVLRVKICKLGEVEQTLLEALDPPSSKNIRRAIDSLKEVKALTNSESLTPLGMQLAKLPLDVFLGKLIIHGVFFKCLDACISIAAILSSKSPFVNTMGSNNQKDLARLSFKKGDSDLLTVYNAYCAWRRTRSTPGANEYAFCRKNFLSSQTLLNIEDIKMQLIVSLADAGLLTLDPTQKTMLNRARSGGRQRQFFTIPEDYDTNSSNDVVVNSVIAWSFYPKLLTREGKGWRNVANNQSVTLHPTSVNKHADASLKWLSYYHIMQARNRNYNAFETNAVDDFAIALLCGEAEFKMYSGIISIDANRIRFAVRDWKAMLALKILSARIREILAGTVRDPQKVLSYKQQQWVGIWQQIFSQAGKRMAEKR; translated from the exons ATGCCCTCCAACAACAAACGAAAGAAGAAACCTGCCTCTAATCCCGCTAGGGGTTTCGCGACTGTTTCTGTGCCCTCGAAACCAAAATCGGTGGACTCAACGACCCCTGCATCGACCGTTGATTCCCGATCAGTCACTGAGAGTGACCGGCCAACACCGGCAGAACCGAGCCAGCCACCTTCCGAGAAGCAAGAGCCTTCCTCCCTACAGAACTACTCGCCGGAGGAACTTGAGAAACATTTGGAGAACGCAGAGTTGCAGCTGCTGGTTGAAAAGTTTGCTGCCAAATGCAAGAACGATGCTGCCCGCCAAGTCGCAAAGCTCGAAACTGAGCGGAGGGTCTTGCGGCAACAGGCTGTATCTCTGAATCTTTCGGAATGGCTTCCTAAAGAAGTGCAGGAACTAATTCTCAGCCTTGCCGAAGCGGAAGAACGCGAAATCAGCCCTCCGTCTAGcttgaagaagtcgagcTCTGAGGAAGAGCTGTACATGAGACTCTGGACATTGCGGGAAACGCTCATGAAACTTGGGTTCCCCGAAGTGAAAGTTGAGGAGGCATTGAAACATGTGCTGTTTTACTTGCCCGGTACAGCGACAAGTTCTAATAGAGACGTGGTCCCGAACCTGGATGAGTCTTTGGACTGGCTTGCCATGCACTGCCTTTCCGCGGAACTACCATCTTATACACAGTCGAGCGCTCAAACACGCAATGAGTCGGAACGACTCGTTTCTTATATCTCTG AGAGTCAGCCGACGGCATCCTCGCCGTCAAAGGCAACGAATGTTGACGacaagccgaagaagacCAGGAGTGTAAAGATGGTCACTCCTGTCGCCTCGAGCCCCTACGACTCTGATAGCTCTTTGGACCCTGACACGTTGCTTCCAAAATTCCTGGAATTGCAGACGAAGCTGTACGAGTTGCGACCAGAATTGTTCGATCAGCCAAAGAAGGGCAAAAAATCTGGGCGTGAGCAGGCCAATGTTACCACGGAGGATCCCCAAGTTGCGAGACTCCAGCGTAAACTTGCAAGCATTGAGAATGACGTGTTGTTTGACCGCGATGAGGCCGAGTACCGGTGGAGGGAGAAGCTTGATGACCTGAGGAGGGAAGCAGCATTTTCCAGACGTGTTGCTCGCGACGAAGGAAATGGTGGGCCTGTGGAACCCGAGGTCAGGAAGCCGGATGAGGCGTCGACTGAGGCTGAGAATGGCGCCGGGTTCATGGACGACAACGGAGATACAGCAGatcttcttggagatatGTTCGAGACTGAGGAGCCAATTTTGGAGACTGGTATTATTACAGAAGAGCTCAAGAAAGCATCCGTCACGATGCGTGACTTCGGTAAATGGACCGGGCTTAGCCCTCGACGGGTCCTAGAAGAGACGTGCAAGTCCAG GGATACCGGATGTACGATTACTTATAAAGACTTCTCACCCTCATCGCATACAAATCGAAAGGCCGTTGAAGTCAGGTGGTCGAAACCTCAAGACGTGCCTTTTCCCTTGGAAGTGGATATGGTCACACACAAATCGAACTCTTACATGACATTTGTATCAATGGAGTCCGTCGCTACATCCACCTCTCAACAGGCAGAGGCTTTCGTGTCTACGATAGCTCTTTTCATTCTATTCCCGCAAAActcgaaagaaggaaaagccTATCTGCGTCTGCCAGCCGTCTGGCGGGATCTGTGGACTGAATTGGCAGATGTCAAAAAGCttcaggaggaggaaggtgacAAAAAAATTGTCAAGGGCCTTAGGACGCTGATCCGGGAGAACCAGGGTACCTTTGAAGACGATGTTGTGTTGTCGGATAATTTCCGGCGGAGAAATGGCGCAGCCGGCAAAGCAGAATCATCTGGGAGGGTCGGCTCCAGAGTCCAGGAGTCTGATGAACAGCTGAAGAGAATATGGGCGGAGAAATCCTCCACACCATCCTTCCAACACATGGTCCAGGGACGGATGAACCTGCCGATTTGGGAGTTTAAGGACGAGATTCTCAACACGCTCGACACGCATCGGGCCCTTATCATCTGCAGTGAGACAGGAAGTGGAAAAAGCACGCAGATACCTTCCTTCATCCTTGAGCATGAGTTGAAACAAGGTCGTCCTTGCAAGATCTATGTGACGGAGCCTAGGAGGATCTCTGCTATATCCCTGGCGCGCAGAGTCAGTGAGGAGCTTGGAGAGAGTAAGGCAGACGTTGGGACGGCCCGGTCTCTGATTGGTTTTGCTGTTCGGCTGGAAAGTAAAGTTAGCCAATCCACGAGACTGGTATTTGC TACAACCGGAGTGGTAGTACGGATGTTGGAGCGTCCCGACGACTTCCAAGACATCACTCATGTTGTTCTTGACGAGGTTCATGAACGGTCCATCGACAGCGATTTTCTTCTGATTGTGCTTCGGCGACTAATGCAGAAACGACCAGACTTGAAGTTGATACTAATGTCCGCTACTCTCGAGGCTCAACGTTTCTCTTCATACCTCGGTGGCGTTCCTGTGCTGAATATACCTGGACGGACCTTCCCTGTCGAAATGAAGTTCTTGGAGGATGCGATTGAGCTGACCAACTACCGCCTACTGGAAAACGAGGCGAACTCTGTGATTGATGAAGATTTGGACGATACGCCGTCGGACAACGGGGAAGGCGACACTGCTGGCGGCCTGCTAGCCACTCTTGAAGGATATTCCAAGCAAACTCGCGAAACGGTACTCAGTTTCGACGAGTACCGGCTCGACtaccagctcatcaaaaAGTTACTAGTGAAACTCGCGTCAGCACCGGAGATGGCATCCTACAGCAGAGCCATCCTGGTGTTCATGCCTGGCATGGCGGAAATTCGTCGTCTGAATGATGAGATTCTCTCAGATCCAATTTTCCAGACAGGCTGGATTGTACATGCACTTCACTCTTCCATTGCCAGCGAAGACCAGGAAAAAGCGTTTGTTGTGCCTCCCGAGGGCATGAGAAAAATTGTCATTGCCACCAACATTGCAGAAACAG GTATCACCATCCCGGATATCACAGCAGTCATCGACGCTGGCAAGGAAAAGACGATGCG GTTTGACGAAAGACGACAACTTTCAAGGCTCGTGGAGGCCTTTATCTCGCGTGCGAATGCAAAGCAACGCcgaggaagagctggacGGGTGCAGAGCGGTATCTGTTTCCACTTGTTTACCAAGCATCGACATGATAAACTG CTCGCAGAGCAACAGACTCCGGAGATGCTTCGGCTATCCTTGCAAGATCTTGTACTGCGTGTCAAGATCTGTAAACTCGGCGAAGTGGAGCAAACTCTCCTCGAAGCACTGGATCCACCATCGTCCAAGAACATACGCCGTGCGATTGACTCGCTGAAAGAAGTCAAAGCTCTCACCAACTCGGAGAGCTTGACACCTCTGGGCATGCAGCTTGCCAAATTGCCCCTGGATGTCTTCCTCGGAAAGTTGATTATCCACGGCGTGTTCTTCAAGTGCCTAGACGCTTGCATTAGCATTGCCGCCATTCTCTCATCCAAATCACCGTTTGTCAATACTATGGGATCCAACAACCAGAAAGATCTTGCGAGGCTATCATTCAAGAAGG GCGATTCCGACCTTTTGACCGTGTACAATGCGTACTGCGCCTGGAGGCGCACAAGAAGTACGCCAGGGGCCAATGAGTATGCCTTTTGCCGGAAGAACTTTCTCAGTTCGCAGACGCTTTTGAACATCGAAGACATCAAGATGCAGCTCATAGTTTCCCTTGCAGATGCAGGGCTTCTCACTTTGGATCCGACCCAAAAGACTATGCTGAACAG AGCCCGATCCGGCGGCCGCCAACGACAATTCTTCACCATCCCCGAAGACTACGACACAAACAGCAGCAACGACGTCGTCGTCAATTCGGTCATCGCCTGGAGCTTCTACCCCAAACTACTCACCCGCGAAGGCAAAGGCTGGCGCAACGTCGCCAACAACCAATCCGTCACTCTGCACCCAACCTCCGTCAACAAGCACGCCGACGCCTCCCTGAAATGGCTCTCCTACTACCACATCATGCAGGCCCGCAACAGGAACTACAACGCCTTTGAGACAAACGCCGTCGATGACTTTGCCATTGCGCTGCTGTGCGGAGAGGCCGAGTTCAAG ATGTACTCTGGGATTATCTCCATCGACGCAAACCGCATCCGCTTCGCGGTCCGCGATTGGAAGGCCATGCTCGCGCTGAAGATCCTCAGTGCGCGGATCCGGGAGATCCTGGCGGGCACGGTCCGCGACCCGCAGAAGGTGCTGTCGTATAAACAGCAGCAATGGGTTGGGATCTGGCAGCAGATTTTCTCCCAGGCGGGGAAACGGATGGCTGAGAAGCGGTAA